The Nocardia higoensis genome has a segment encoding these proteins:
- a CDS encoding PH domain-containing protein, producing MGLMDGLMGNAGRIDPAAAQQEYAKLLGNGEQVYTAYILVRDALLFTDRRLIIIDKQGLTGRKVNYHSVPYRAITHFAVETAGTFDLDAELLIWLSGSDVPIQKRFNRQVDIYEVQGILSHFVAR from the coding sequence ATGGGTCTGATGGATGGATTGATGGGCAATGCGGGCCGGATCGACCCGGCCGCGGCCCAGCAGGAGTACGCCAAGCTGCTCGGCAACGGCGAACAGGTCTACACCGCCTACATCCTGGTACGCGACGCCCTGCTGTTCACCGACCGCCGCCTGATCATCATCGACAAGCAGGGGCTCACCGGCCGCAAGGTCAATTACCACAGCGTCCCCTACCGGGCCATCACCCACTTCGCCGTGGAGACCGCGGGCACCTTCGACCTCGACGCGGAACTGCTCATCTGGCTCTCCGGCAGCGACGTCCCCATCCAGAAACGCTTCAACCGGCAGGTCGACATCTACGAGGTGCAGGGCATCCTGTCGCATTTCGTCGCCCGCTGA
- the purD gene encoding phosphoribosylamine--glycine ligase, which yields MRVLVIGAGAREHALVLALRRDPAVTALIAAPGNAGIAQHADVRPVDASSAEAVVALAKDVRADLVVIGPEVPLVLGVADAVRAAGIACFGPSAAAARIEGSKAFAKDVMAAAGVRTAHSEVVDTPAELDDALDRFGPTWVVKDDGLAAGKGVVVTADRSAARDHAAELLEQGHPVLLESFLDGPEVSLFCLVDGENVVPLLPAQDHKRVGDGDTGPNTGGMGAYTPLPWLPVETVTEIVEDVVKPVAAEMVRRGCPFSGLLYAGLAIGAAGPAVVEFNCRFGDPETQAVLALLESPLGELLNATATGTLGEVEAPRWKDGAAITVVLAAENYPGRPRLGDVITGAGDAASDETTAVLHAGTNTRDDGALVSAGGRVLSIVGVGADLAQARERAYARMASIKLPGGHFRTDIGLAAVESRITI from the coding sequence GTGCGCGTACTCGTCATCGGAGCCGGAGCCCGTGAACATGCCCTCGTCCTGGCGCTGCGCCGGGACCCCGCCGTCACCGCGTTGATCGCGGCGCCGGGGAACGCCGGGATCGCCCAGCACGCCGACGTGCGTCCCGTCGACGCCTCCTCGGCCGAGGCGGTCGTCGCGTTGGCGAAGGATGTGCGGGCCGACCTGGTCGTGATCGGGCCGGAGGTGCCGCTGGTGCTCGGCGTCGCCGACGCGGTGCGCGCGGCGGGCATCGCCTGCTTCGGGCCCTCGGCCGCCGCGGCGCGGATCGAGGGCTCCAAAGCGTTCGCCAAGGACGTGATGGCCGCGGCGGGTGTGCGCACCGCGCACAGCGAAGTGGTCGACACCCCCGCCGAGCTGGACGACGCGCTGGACCGGTTCGGCCCCACCTGGGTGGTCAAGGACGACGGTTTGGCCGCGGGCAAGGGTGTCGTGGTGACCGCTGATCGCTCCGCGGCCCGCGATCACGCCGCCGAGCTGCTCGAGCAGGGGCATCCGGTGCTGCTGGAGTCCTTCCTCGACGGGCCGGAGGTATCACTGTTCTGCCTGGTGGACGGGGAGAACGTGGTGCCGCTGCTGCCCGCGCAGGATCACAAGCGCGTCGGTGACGGCGACACCGGTCCCAACACCGGCGGCATGGGCGCCTACACGCCGCTGCCGTGGCTGCCCGTCGAGACCGTCACCGAGATCGTCGAGGATGTGGTGAAGCCGGTGGCCGCCGAGATGGTGCGCCGCGGCTGCCCGTTCTCCGGATTGCTCTATGCCGGTCTGGCGATCGGCGCGGCGGGCCCCGCGGTCGTCGAATTCAATTGCCGCTTCGGCGATCCCGAGACCCAGGCGGTGCTGGCGCTGCTGGAGAGCCCGCTCGGCGAACTGCTGAACGCCACCGCCACCGGCACCCTCGGTGAGGTCGAGGCGCCGCGCTGGAAGGACGGGGCGGCGATCACGGTCGTGCTGGCCGCCGAGAACTACCCGGGCCGGCCACGGCTGGGCGATGTGATCACCGGCGCCGGTGACGCCGCGTCCGACGAGACGACCGCCGTACTGCACGCGGGGACGAACACCAGGGACGACGGTGCGCTGGTGTCCGCGGGCGGGCGGGTGCTCAGCATCGTCGGGGTGGGCGCGGATCTGGCGCAGGCCCGCGAGCGCGCCTACGCGCGGATGGCCTCGATCAAACTGCCCGGCGGCCACTTCCGCACCGATATCGGTCTGGCCGCCGTCGAGTCGCGCATCACCATCTGA
- a CDS encoding M23 family metallopeptidase has protein sequence MLDRARRTELDRAGDAGGGVVIPPDWRSRAARRRPGLRQRAAALRRAAGRRAAALGDTAAGLWEAAEALPDRARTELTGMRHRELPDPRRLWTEDKRAEYLRLLQRHRWLIAGLIGVLVLAGADTTLGRGFQDGPLGPNEARRVFFAHPQQYQSTPPSVRRYLNAIANGEHLREQAVVAAAARATLERAKAEAAAAAAGEWQPWINEPGVVVTPGSVLPGIGGFVLPARGLFTSGFGSRWGTFHNGIDVAGPIGTPIYAVADGTVIDAGPAQGFGLWVRIRHDDGSITVYGHMYDFFVSVGERVPAGMQIARMGNRGDSTGPHLHFEVIVNGGHVDPSPWLAARGLRY, from the coding sequence ATGCTTGACAGGGCTCGTCGCACCGAACTGGATCGTGCGGGTGACGCGGGCGGCGGCGTCGTCATCCCGCCGGATTGGCGTTCGCGCGCCGCGCGCCGACGTCCCGGGCTGCGGCAGCGCGCCGCCGCACTGCGCCGCGCGGCCGGTCGCCGCGCCGCCGCGCTGGGAGACACGGCGGCCGGGCTGTGGGAGGCGGCCGAAGCGCTGCCCGACCGCGCCCGCACCGAACTCACCGGCATGCGGCACCGGGAGCTGCCCGATCCCCGGCGGCTGTGGACCGAGGACAAACGCGCCGAATACCTTCGTCTGCTGCAGCGCCATCGGTGGCTGATCGCCGGACTGATCGGCGTACTCGTGCTGGCCGGAGCCGATACGACCCTCGGACGCGGGTTCCAGGACGGTCCGCTGGGCCCGAACGAGGCCCGCCGCGTGTTCTTCGCCCACCCCCAGCAGTATCAGTCCACGCCGCCGTCGGTGCGCCGCTACCTCAATGCCATCGCCAACGGTGAACACCTGCGCGAACAGGCCGTGGTCGCCGCGGCCGCCCGCGCCACCCTGGAACGCGCCAAAGCCGAGGCCGCCGCCGCGGCCGCGGGGGAATGGCAGCCGTGGATCAACGAGCCCGGCGTGGTGGTCACGCCGGGCTCGGTGCTGCCGGGCATCGGCGGGTTCGTGCTGCCCGCGCGCGGGCTGTTCACCTCGGGATTCGGCTCCAGGTGGGGCACCTTCCACAACGGCATCGACGTCGCGGGCCCGATCGGCACCCCGATCTACGCCGTCGCGGACGGCACCGTCATCGACGCCGGTCCCGCCCAGGGCTTCGGCCTGTGGGTCCGCATCCGCCACGACGACGGTTCGATCACCGTCTACGGGCACATGTACGACTTCTTCGTCTCGGTCGGCGAACGCGTTCCTGCGGGCATGCAGATCGCCCGCATGGGCAACCGCGGCGACTCGACGGGCCCGCATCTGCACTTCGAGGTCATCGTCAACGGGGGCCATGTGGATCCCAGCCCCTGGCTCGCGGCCCGGGGCCTGCGGTACTGA
- a CDS encoding pyridoxal phosphate-dependent aminotransferase, which translates to MSRESRRSTIPPFYVMDVWKAAAERARTHGDVLVLAAGQPSTPAPAPVLRATKAAIDAELLGYTETFGILALREAIAGHHATTYGYPVDPDDVVVTTGSSGAFTLIFLAAFDPGDTVVVARPGYPAYRNTLSALGCRVVELDCGPQTRFQPTVEMLAALPEPPRGLIVASPANPTGTMIEPGELAALARWCEDNGTLLISDEIYHGITYGDDARTSSAWESSRAAVVIGSVSKYFSMTGWRLGWMLVPPDLRPALQRLASNMTVCPPAISQYAAVHAFDEESKAELNSHVLRYAANRRLLLDGLTALGITKLAPADGAFYAYADIGHLTEDSRAWCADVLAHTGVALAPGIDFDTVNGDRSVRFSFAGAHADIEQALLRLAGYLRAGD; encoded by the coding sequence GTGTCCAGAGAATCTCGAAGGTCGACCATCCCACCTTTCTACGTGATGGATGTCTGGAAAGCCGCCGCCGAACGCGCCAGAACGCACGGCGATGTGCTCGTGCTGGCCGCCGGTCAGCCCTCGACGCCCGCGCCCGCTCCGGTGCTGCGCGCCACCAAAGCCGCGATCGACGCCGAATTGCTCGGCTACACCGAGACCTTCGGCATCCTGGCGCTGCGCGAGGCCATCGCCGGACACCACGCCACGACCTACGGATACCCGGTCGACCCCGACGACGTGGTGGTCACGACCGGTTCTTCCGGTGCCTTCACGCTGATCTTCCTGGCCGCCTTCGACCCGGGCGACACCGTGGTGGTGGCCCGGCCCGGATATCCGGCCTACCGCAACACCCTCAGCGCGCTCGGCTGCCGCGTGGTCGAACTCGATTGCGGTCCGCAGACCCGATTCCAGCCGACGGTGGAGATGCTGGCCGCGCTGCCGGAACCGCCCAGGGGCCTGATCGTGGCGAGCCCGGCGAATCCGACCGGCACCATGATCGAGCCGGGCGAGCTGGCCGCGCTCGCCCGCTGGTGCGAGGACAACGGGACGCTGCTCATTTCCGACGAGATCTATCACGGGATCACCTACGGCGACGACGCGCGCACCAGCTCGGCCTGGGAGAGTTCGCGCGCCGCGGTGGTCATCGGCTCGGTGTCGAAGTACTTCTCGATGACCGGCTGGCGGCTGGGCTGGATGCTGGTTCCCCCGGATCTGCGCCCGGCCCTGCAACGGCTGGCCTCGAACATGACGGTGTGCCCGCCCGCCATCTCGCAGTACGCGGCGGTGCACGCCTTCGACGAGGAGTCCAAGGCCGAGCTGAACTCCCACGTGCTGCGCTATGCGGCCAACCGCAGGCTGCTGCTGGACGGGCTGACCGCCTTGGGGATCACGAAACTGGCCCCGGCCGACGGCGCGTTCTACGCCTATGCCGACATCGGCCACCTGACCGAGGATTCGCGTGCCTGGTGCGCGGACGTGCTCGCGCACACCGGGGTGGCGCTGGCGCCCGGCATCGATTTCGACACCGTGAACGGAGATCGCTCTGTGCGTTTCTCTTTCGCCGGTGCGCACGCCGATATCGAGCAGGCATTGCTCCGGCTGGCGGGGTATCTCCGCGCGGGGGATTGA
- a CDS encoding TetR family transcriptional regulator has protein sequence MITATTPKGERRRQALVAAAAELLLEGGFDAVRHRSVATRADLPLASTTYYFASLEDLIARAVEFSGSAELDAMRKRVGEVSHRRRGAEATVELVLDLLIGDRHDEAARGQLIARYERSVASARHPELREVQLRLRAQLEELLADVLRRSDRSVRPEHLRRLVAVVDGAVVAALTENDPDPRRTARAALLEVIDIVAPPLRSVDSPSLRPADLEQQLNGSRSTGPEMRPLD, from the coding sequence GTGATAACCGCGACGACCCCGAAAGGTGAACGGCGTCGCCAGGCCCTGGTCGCCGCCGCCGCAGAACTGCTCCTCGAAGGCGGATTCGATGCGGTGCGGCATCGTTCGGTGGCGACCCGCGCCGACCTCCCGCTCGCGTCGACCACCTACTACTTCGCCTCGCTCGAGGATCTGATCGCGCGCGCCGTGGAGTTCAGCGGCAGTGCCGAACTCGACGCCATGCGCAAGCGCGTCGGCGAGGTCAGCCACCGTCGGCGCGGTGCGGAGGCGACCGTCGAGCTGGTGCTCGATCTACTGATCGGCGATCGGCACGACGAGGCCGCGCGCGGCCAGTTGATCGCCCGCTATGAGCGTTCGGTGGCCTCGGCTCGCCATCCCGAGCTACGCGAGGTCCAGCTCCGACTGCGCGCGCAGCTCGAGGAACTGCTCGCCGACGTGCTGCGTCGCTCCGATCGCAGCGTGCGCCCCGAACATCTGCGAAGACTGGTGGCGGTGGTCGACGGCGCCGTCGTCGCCGCGCTGACCGAGAACGACCCCGACCCGCGCCGCACCGCACGGGCCGCGCTGCTGGAAGTGATCGACATCGTGGCCCCGCCGCTGCGCTCTGTCGATTCCCCGTCGCTGCGCCCGGCCGACCTGGAGCAGCAACTCAACGGCAGCAGGTCGACCGGCCCGGAAATGCGGCCACTAGACTGA
- the purB gene encoding adenylosuccinate lyase translates to MTLVPNVLATRYASPQLVHLWSPEHKIVLERRLWLEVLRAQSELGIDLPDGVLADYERVIDHVDTASIAERERVTRHDVKARIEEFNALAGHEHVHKGMTSRDLTENVEQLQIRLSLEHVHAHGVAVAARLAERAAEYQALVMAGRSHNVAAQATTLGKRFASAADELLIGLTRLRELIDRYPLRGIKGPMGTAQDMLDLLGDPAKLARLEQQVAGHLGFATVLTSVGQVYPRSLDHDVLSALVQIGAAQSSFAHTIRLMAGHELVTEGFQPGQVGSSAMPHKMNTRSCERVNGLQVVLRGYASMAAELAGAQWNEGDVFCSVVRRVALPDAFFAIDGMMETFLTVLAEFGAYPAVIARELDRYLPFLATTRILMAAVRAGVGRETAHEVIKEHAVAVALAMREQGREPDLLDRLAADARLPLDRAALDAALADKSAFVGAAGDQTGEVVAQVQKLVETYPEAARYTPSPIL, encoded by the coding sequence GTGACCCTCGTCCCGAACGTCCTCGCCACCCGCTATGCCAGTCCGCAGCTGGTGCACCTGTGGTCGCCGGAACACAAGATCGTGCTCGAGCGGCGGCTGTGGCTGGAGGTGTTGCGGGCCCAGTCCGAGCTCGGCATCGACCTGCCCGACGGCGTGCTCGCCGACTACGAGCGGGTGATCGACCACGTCGACACCGCCTCCATCGCCGAACGTGAGCGGGTCACCCGCCACGACGTGAAGGCGCGCATCGAGGAATTCAACGCGCTCGCCGGGCACGAGCACGTGCACAAGGGCATGACCAGCCGCGATCTGACCGAGAACGTCGAGCAGTTGCAGATCCGGCTCTCCCTCGAGCACGTGCACGCCCACGGCGTCGCGGTGGCCGCCCGGCTGGCCGAACGGGCCGCCGAATACCAGGCGCTGGTGATGGCGGGCCGCTCGCACAATGTCGCCGCACAGGCCACCACGCTGGGCAAACGTTTCGCCTCGGCCGCCGACGAACTGCTCATCGGCCTGACCAGGCTGCGCGAACTCATCGACCGCTACCCGCTGCGTGGCATCAAGGGCCCGATGGGCACCGCGCAGGACATGCTGGACCTGCTCGGCGATCCGGCGAAGCTGGCCCGCCTGGAACAGCAGGTGGCCGGCCATCTCGGCTTCGCGACCGTGCTGACCAGCGTCGGTCAGGTGTACCCGCGTTCGTTGGACCACGACGTGCTCTCGGCGCTGGTGCAGATCGGCGCGGCACAGTCGTCGTTCGCGCACACCATCCGCCTGATGGCGGGCCACGAACTGGTCACCGAGGGCTTCCAGCCCGGCCAGGTGGGCAGCTCGGCCATGCCGCACAAGATGAACACCCGCTCGTGTGAGCGCGTCAACGGCCTGCAGGTGGTGCTGCGCGGCTACGCCTCGATGGCCGCCGAACTGGCCGGCGCGCAGTGGAACGAGGGCGACGTGTTCTGCTCGGTGGTGCGCCGGGTCGCGCTGCCCGACGCGTTCTTCGCCATCGACGGCATGATGGAGACCTTCCTGACCGTGCTGGCCGAATTCGGCGCCTACCCGGCCGTGATCGCCCGCGAACTGGACCGCTACCTGCCGTTCCTGGCCACCACCCGCATCCTGATGGCGGCGGTGCGGGCCGGTGTGGGTCGCGAGACCGCGCACGAGGTCATCAAGGAGCACGCGGTGGCCGTCGCGCTGGCCATGCGCGAACAGGGCAGGGAGCCGGATCTGCTCGACCGCTTGGCCGCCGATGCCAGGCTGCCGCTGGACCGGGCCGCGCTCGACGCCGCGTTGGCGGACAAGTCGGCCTTCGTCGGCGCCGCGGGCGACCAGACCGGCGAGGTGGTCGCGCAGGTGCAGAAGCTGGTCGAGACCTATCCGGAGGCGGCCCGCTACACGCCGTCCCCGATCCTGTAG
- a CDS encoding HIT family protein: MDPYTVFSDIVAGRAPASKVYEDDDVLAFMDIRPMTPGHLLVVPKVPARDLAALDPVVGGKLFQVGQRLAAALRASEVACDGVNFFLADGVTAGQEVFHVHLHVIPRTPGDGFGLRGRPTSPHRADLDYLAGSIRGALARAE, encoded by the coding sequence GTGGATCCGTACACCGTCTTCTCCGATATCGTCGCCGGTCGCGCACCCGCCTCGAAGGTGTACGAGGACGACGACGTCCTCGCCTTCATGGACATCCGGCCGATGACGCCCGGACATCTGCTCGTGGTGCCCAAGGTGCCCGCCCGTGATCTCGCCGCGCTGGATCCGGTGGTGGGCGGCAAGCTGTTCCAGGTCGGTCAGCGGCTGGCCGCCGCGCTGCGGGCCAGTGAAGTGGCCTGCGACGGAGTGAATTTCTTTCTCGCGGACGGGGTGACCGCGGGACAGGAGGTCTTCCACGTGCACCTGCACGTGATTCCGCGCACGCCCGGCGACGGCTTCGGTCTGCGCGGTCGCCCGACCAGTCCGCACCGCGCCGATCTGGACTATCTGGCCGGTTCGATCCGGGGCGCGCTGGCGCGCGCCGAGTAG
- a CDS encoding DUF2330 domain-containing protein — translation MPSATAARLAALALRRLRPTSPRTAATVPLASPGPSAAATRAAGPSRRGAAAARGAATVAILGAVLSPGAIGPATACACGGIVSPGDAATVHQETAALTWDGRRETVLMRLSLASDTDHAALVVPTPTPATVSAGSADTFGELARLTAPEYIVETEWFSGRDDDGVGAPAGGGAPMVLDQVRLGPLEATTLSGGDLGGLRRWLSGNGYAMRPEVTATLEPYLREGWSFVAVRLTGDRELSGALDPVRLAFDSDRLIYPMRMSAAASTAQSVHLYVLGEHRMQRDDPNAAGQNTVVEFSGRLSPGDSDDPFLREAIGTGRDFLTEMRVRIGDPGAITSDFTFAAAPEDTVYRKRVVQTDTVTLFGRPAGYIVLGAAALAAAVVVVAVVRVARARPTD, via the coding sequence ATGCCCTCCGCCACGGCCGCCCGTCTCGCCGCCCTGGCGCTCCGGCGTCTCCGGCCCACGTCGCCTCGCACCGCCGCGACCGTTCCGCTCGCCTCGCCCGGTCCATCCGCCGCTGCGACCCGCGCCGCCGGACCGTCCCGCCGCGGGGCCGCCGCGGCTCGCGGTGCCGCGACGGTCGCGATCCTGGGCGCCGTGCTCTCGCCCGGCGCGATCGGCCCGGCGACGGCGTGCGCCTGCGGCGGCATCGTCAGCCCGGGCGACGCCGCGACGGTCCACCAGGAGACGGCGGCGCTGACCTGGGACGGACGACGCGAGACCGTGCTGATGCGACTGTCCCTGGCCTCCGACACCGACCACGCCGCCCTCGTCGTGCCCACGCCTACCCCGGCCACGGTGAGCGCCGGATCGGCGGACACCTTCGGCGAACTCGCTCGCCTGACCGCACCCGAATACATCGTCGAGACCGAGTGGTTCTCCGGCCGGGACGACGACGGCGTGGGCGCACCGGCGGGGGGCGGCGCGCCGATGGTGCTCGACCAGGTCCGGCTCGGCCCGCTCGAGGCGACCACCCTGTCCGGCGGCGATCTCGGCGGCCTGCGCCGCTGGCTCAGCGGCAACGGCTACGCCATGCGCCCCGAGGTGACCGCCACGCTGGAACCGTATCTGCGCGAAGGCTGGTCGTTCGTGGCCGTGCGGCTCACCGGCGACCGGGAACTGTCCGGCGCGCTCGACCCGGTGCGCCTCGCGTTCGACTCCGATCGGCTGATCTACCCGATGCGCATGTCGGCCGCGGCGAGCACCGCGCAATCGGTCCATCTCTACGTCCTCGGCGAGCACCGGATGCAACGCGACGACCCGAACGCGGCGGGTCAGAACACGGTGGTCGAGTTCTCCGGCCGTCTCTCCCCCGGCGACTCCGACGATCCGTTCCTGCGCGAAGCGATCGGCACCGGCCGCGACTTCCTGACCGAGATGCGGGTGCGCATCGGCGATCCCGGCGCCATCACCTCCGACTTCACCTTCGCCGCCGCGCCCGAGGACACCGTTTATCGCAAGCGCGTCGTGCAGACCGACACGGTGACGCTGTTCGGCCGACCGGCGGGGTACATCGTCCTCGGCGCCGCCGCGCTCGCCGCAGCGGTCGTGGTGGTCGCGGTCGTCCGGGTCGCGCGGGCTCGCCCCACCGACTGA
- a CDS encoding S9 family peptidase, which yields MSVESQVAAPIAKRVPTERIHHGDVFVDEYEWLRDKESPEVIGYLEAENAYTEARTAHLAGLREKIFEEIKARTQETDLSVPTRMGEFWYYSRSFEGKQYGVHCRCPIDTSAGESQAWTPPQLEADREIPGEQVLLDSNALAEGHDFFALGAFSVSHDGHLLAYSVDTVGDERYTLRVKDLRTGELLSDEVAGTAPGATWSLDGTHIFYQTVDESWRPDTVWRHRLGTATDADVKVFHEPDERYWVSVGATRSEKYLMIWVGSKITTEGWVLESDDPEGEFRVILPRREGVEYSAEHAVIAGQDRFLILHNDTGADGVKAQNFVLTEAPVDNPSELRTLIEHRDDVRLEDIDAFADHLVLSYRREALTRVAVWPLTESGYGELRELEFDLELFSVGMGGNPEWEQPTLRIGLTSFITPMQVFDYVPATGELLLRKEQPVLGGYDAGDYEQHRDWAVAEDGTRVPISLVWRKGAADPGGQPRPMLLYGYGSYESSIDPGFSVARLSLLDRGMVFAVAHVRGGGEMGRLWYENGKTLSKKNTFTDFVACARHLIEAGVTAPDRLVADGGSAGGLLMGAVANLAPELFAGILANVPFVDPLTSILDPSLPLTVIEWDEWGNPLADKDVYEYMRSYSPYENVRAADYPAILAITSINDTRVLYVEPAKWVAKLRATRTGDAPLLLKTEMSAGHGGVSGRYAKWKEVAFEFAWVLDTVGLAE from the coding sequence ATGTCTGTCGAGAGTCAGGTGGCGGCGCCGATCGCCAAGCGGGTGCCGACCGAGCGGATCCATCACGGCGACGTCTTCGTCGACGAATACGAATGGCTGCGCGACAAGGAGAGCCCCGAGGTCATCGGCTACCTCGAGGCCGAGAACGCCTACACCGAGGCGCGGACCGCGCACCTGGCCGGGCTGCGGGAGAAGATCTTCGAGGAGATCAAAGCGCGCACCCAGGAGACCGACCTGTCGGTGCCGACCCGGATGGGCGAGTTCTGGTACTACTCCCGCAGCTTCGAGGGCAAGCAGTACGGCGTGCACTGCCGGTGCCCGATCGACACGAGCGCGGGCGAGTCGCAGGCGTGGACGCCGCCGCAACTCGAGGCGGATCGGGAGATCCCGGGTGAGCAGGTGCTGCTCGACAGCAACGCCCTCGCCGAAGGCCACGATTTCTTCGCTCTCGGCGCGTTCTCGGTCAGCCACGACGGTCATTTGCTGGCCTACTCGGTCGACACCGTCGGCGACGAGCGCTACACGCTGCGGGTGAAGGATCTGCGCACCGGCGAACTGCTGTCCGACGAGGTCGCGGGTACCGCGCCGGGCGCCACCTGGTCGCTGGACGGGACGCACATCTTCTACCAGACCGTCGACGAATCCTGGCGGCCCGACACCGTCTGGCGCCATCGGCTCGGCACCGCCACCGACGCCGATGTGAAGGTCTTCCACGAGCCCGACGAGCGGTACTGGGTCAGCGTCGGCGCGACCCGCTCGGAGAAGTACCTGATGATCTGGGTCGGCTCCAAGATCACCACCGAGGGCTGGGTGCTGGAGTCCGATGATCCCGAAGGCGAGTTCCGGGTGATCCTGCCGCGCCGCGAGGGTGTGGAGTACTCCGCCGAACACGCGGTGATCGCCGGACAGGACCGTTTCCTGATCCTGCACAACGACACCGGCGCCGACGGTGTGAAGGCGCAGAATTTCGTGCTGACCGAAGCGCCTGTGGACAACCCGTCCGAACTGCGCACCCTCATCGAGCACCGCGACGATGTGCGGCTCGAGGACATCGACGCCTTCGCCGATCATCTGGTGCTCAGCTACCGCCGTGAGGCGCTGACCAGGGTGGCGGTCTGGCCGCTCACCGAATCCGGCTACGGGGAACTGCGGGAGCTGGAGTTCGATCTCGAGTTGTTCTCCGTGGGCATGGGGGGGAATCCGGAGTGGGAACAGCCGACTCTGCGCATCGGGCTGACCTCGTTCATCACCCCGATGCAGGTCTTCGACTACGTCCCCGCGACCGGCGAGCTGCTGCTGCGCAAGGAACAGCCGGTCCTCGGCGGCTACGACGCGGGCGACTACGAACAGCACCGGGACTGGGCGGTCGCCGAGGACGGCACCCGGGTGCCGATCTCGCTGGTGTGGCGCAAGGGCGCGGCCGATCCCGGCGGGCAGCCGCGCCCGATGCTGCTCTACGGCTACGGCTCCTACGAGTCCAGCATCGACCCCGGTTTCTCGGTGGCGCGCTTGTCGCTCCTGGACCGCGGCATGGTGTTCGCGGTCGCGCATGTGCGCGGCGGCGGTGAGATGGGCAGGCTCTGGTACGAGAACGGCAAGACGCTCAGCAAGAAGAACACCTTCACCGATTTCGTGGCCTGCGCCCGGCACCTGATCGAGGCCGGGGTCACCGCGCCGGATCGCCTGGTCGCCGACGGTGGCAGCGCGGGCGGTCTGCTGATGGGCGCGGTCGCCAACCTGGCGCCGGAGCTGTTCGCGGGCATCCTGGCCAATGTGCCGTTCGTCGACCCGCTGACCTCGATCCTCGACCCGTCGCTGCCACTGACGGTCATCGAGTGGGACGAGTGGGGCAACCCGCTGGCCGACAAGGACGTCTACGAGTACATGAGGTCGTACTCGCCGTACGAGAACGTGCGGGCCGCGGACTACCCGGCGATTCTGGCGATCACCAGCATCAACGACACCAGGGTGCTGTACGTGGAGCCGGCCAAGTGGGTCGCCAAGCTGCGCGCCACCCGCACCGGTGACGCGCCGCTGCTGCTCAAGACCGAGATGAGCGCCGGCCACGGCGGAGTCAGCGGCCGCTACGCGAAGTGGAAGGAAGTCGCCTTCGAGTTCGCCTGGGTGCTCGACACCGTCGGTCTCGCCGAGTGA
- a CDS encoding DUF2334 domain-containing protein encodes MSAELIVSVSGIRDTTRDAAIEFAAEMDRRRVRLSLLVAPRLKGGYRLTEDLATQAWLRGRRARQDAIVLHGYDQAATKRRRAEFAALPRHEARLRLTAADRVMEQVELRTRLFAAPRWSASEGALDALPDVGFRVALGLTGIYDLERGSVQRARVYGIGEGFRAEPWWCRALVMGAARTARRGGVLRLAISGAQLQRPGPRQAMLDAVDLALYHGAVSEVYRRAPASASRAA; translated from the coding sequence ATGAGCGCCGAGCTGATCGTTTCCGTGTCGGGGATCAGGGACACCACTCGCGATGCGGCGATCGAATTCGCCGCCGAGATGGATCGGCGGCGGGTCCGGCTCTCGCTGTTGGTCGCGCCCCGGTTGAAGGGCGGCTACCGGCTGACCGAGGATCTCGCCACCCAGGCGTGGTTGCGCGGCAGACGCGCCAGACAGGACGCGATCGTGCTGCACGGCTACGACCAGGCCGCTACCAAGCGCCGCCGCGCGGAATTCGCCGCGCTGCCTCGCCACGAGGCGCGGCTGCGGCTGACCGCGGCGGACCGGGTGATGGAGCAGGTGGAGTTGCGCACCCGGTTGTTCGCCGCGCCGCGCTGGAGCGCCTCCGAGGGCGCGCTGGACGCGCTGCCCGACGTCGGCTTCCGGGTGGCCCTCGGTCTGACCGGCATCTACGACCTCGAACGCGGCAGTGTGCAGCGGGCTCGTGTCTACGGGATCGGTGAGGGCTTCCGTGCCGAGCCCTGGTGGTGCCGGGCACTGGTGATGGGCGCGGCCAGGACCGCGCGCCGGGGCGGTGTCCTGCGGCTGGCCATCTCCGGCGCGCAACTCCAGCGCCCCGGTCCGCGTCAGGCGATGCTCGACGCGGTGGATCTGGCGCTGTATCACGGTGCGGTCAGCGAGGTCTACCGTCGCGCACCGGCCTCCGCGTCGCGCGCGGCATGA